In Cryptomeria japonica chromosome 10, Sugi_1.0, whole genome shotgun sequence, a genomic segment contains:
- the LOC131076747 gene encoding uncharacterized protein LOC131076747 isoform X2, protein MAGLVARSTLFSSKPVIISSTNKFHLVRSHFAVAQTQAPRKLLLYSKKGCCLCDGLKEKLHSAFLMGGPDSLADVQLEVRDITTNPDWEKAYQYEIPVLVRLLADGSEEVCCFLKRF, encoded by the exons ATGGCGGGGCTTGTTGCGAGGAGCACGCTCTTCTCCTCTAAACCAGTCATTATCTCTTCCACTAACAAATTCCATTTAGTAAGAAGCCATTTTGCTGTCGCCCAAACGCAGGCCCCTCGAAAACTGCTCCTCTACAGCAAAAAGGGCTGCTGCCTCTGTGATGGACTCAAGGAGAAATTGCATTCTGCCTTTCTCATGGGTGGTCCTGATTCACTAGCCGATGTGCAACTAGAG GTGAGGGACATTACTACTAACCCCGACTGGGAGAAGGCCTACCAATACGAAATTCCTGTGTTGGTTCGACTCCTTGCCGATGGCTCCGAG
- the LOC131076747 gene encoding uncharacterized protein LOC131076747 isoform X1, with the protein MAGLVARSTLFSSKPVIISSTNKFHLVRSHFAVAQTQAPRKLLLYSKKGCCLCDGLKEKLHSAFLMGGPDSLADVQLEVRDITTNPDWEKAYQYEIPVLVRLLADGSEETLPRMSPRLTAEQVQKKLASLLS; encoded by the exons ATGGCGGGGCTTGTTGCGAGGAGCACGCTCTTCTCCTCTAAACCAGTCATTATCTCTTCCACTAACAAATTCCATTTAGTAAGAAGCCATTTTGCTGTCGCCCAAACGCAGGCCCCTCGAAAACTGCTCCTCTACAGCAAAAAGGGCTGCTGCCTCTGTGATGGACTCAAGGAGAAATTGCATTCTGCCTTTCTCATGGGTGGTCCTGATTCACTAGCCGATGTGCAACTAGAG GTGAGGGACATTACTACTAACCCCGACTGGGAGAAGGCCTACCAATACGAAATTCCTGTGTTGGTTCGACTCCTTGCCGATGGCTCCGAG GAAACCCTACCCAGAATGTCACCTCGTCTTACTGCCGAGCAAGTCCAGAAAAAACTGGCATCTTTATTATCATGA